The DNA window TGCGCCACCATGGGTCTCGTCGAGACCATCGAGTCGCTGCTCAACAAGATCAAGGAGCTGCTCACCGCCAAGAAGTGGGACGAGGCCCTCATCCGGGTCGCCGAGGTGATCCGCCGCGATCCGACTCAGTGGCGAGCGTACCTCTACGGCGCCCAGGCGTATATCGGCAAGGCCGAGTGGGGCCAGGCCCTGACCCATGCCCGCAAGGTGTTCGAGATGGCGCCGCGAGAAAGCGAGACGCTGACGACGCTGGGCGAGGCTCTCCTCGGCGCCGGGACGGCCGCCCTCCAGCGGCGGGCCTTCGGCGATGCCGCGTCCCACTTCGTCGAGTACATCAAGCTGCGGCCCGCGGACGCGCAGGGCTATCTCAATGCGGGCCGCGCCTTCCTGGGCCTCGGGAACTGGGGCGAAGCCGCCCGTGTCCTGGTCGAGGGACTGGGGCGGGCGAGCGACCCCGCCACCCGCTCGCAACTGGTGCAGGGCCTGCTCGAGGGCGGCCGCCAGGCGCTCGCGCGCGGGGAGTATCGGGGGGCGACGAGCCTGCTGCGCGAGTACGTGCGCCAGGATCCGGCCAACGTCGCGGCCTACCTTGACCTCGGCAAGGCCTACTGGGGCTCGGGTGAGCGGGCCGAAGCGCTCGGCGCCTTCCGGCGCGTGCTCGAGCTGGCGCCGCAGAACGAGGAGGCGCGCCGCTTCCTCTTCGGACGATAAGCCGGGCGGCGCGAGAGCCGTGCGCGGCCCCGGACCGCTTCGAGGCCGTGGGGCAGCGTCCGCACGCGCGAGAAGAGGCGGGGCGCGTGGAGTTCTCCATCGCCGAGGAGTAGCCGCAGCCCGGCGAGGGGCCCGCGGGGTCGCCGCGGACTACTGCGCCTGGACCATCCGCACCTCGCACTGGGGGAACGGGATCTCGATCCCGCCCGTCCGGAAGCGCTCGACCAGGGCCTGGTACAGCGCGGCCTCCGCGGCGACGCAATCGTCCACGGACACCCACGGTCGCACTGCCAGCGTGATGGCGGAGTCGGCCAGCGCGGCGACTCCGATCACGGGCGCGGGGTCTTTCAGCACCCGCGGGTCCGCCTCGACCTCCGCCCGTGCCGCAGCCAGCGCTCGCTCGAGATCGGTCCCGTAGGCCACCCCGACACTCAGGTGGAGCTGGCGGATTCGCCCGTAGTTGTGCAGGATCTCGCCGACGATCTTCCGATTCGGGATGACCACGCGCGACTGGTCCACCTGGGCGAGCGTCGTGGTGGAGAGCTCGATGGCGCTCACCTGTCCGTGCACGCCCAGCACCTCGACGTACTCCCCCACCCGGAAGGGCTTGGTGAAGATGATGGTGAGCCCCGCCACCAGGTTGCTCAGCACGCCCTGCAGGGCGAAGCCGATGCCGAGCCCGGCCACCCCGATGCCGGCCACCAGCGGGGCCACCTGGAAGCCGAACTTGTCCAGCGCCACCACCATCGCGAAGACAAGCACGACGATCCGCACCAGGTGCACCAGGAGCTTCCGAGCCGGCGGCTCCATCCGCCGCTGCTCGAGCCAGCGCCCCGTGAGGTTGCCCACCCAGCGGGCCACGAGCCAGCCCACCGCCAGGATGACGAGCGCACCCAGGAGCTGGAAGCCGTAGCGGATCGCGAGGTCGATCGTGATTTCCCTGGCTGTCATGCGCGGCCCCCTCTACATGTGCTTGCGGAGCTCCAGGCGGCCGATCTGGCGGCGATGCACCTCGTCAGGGCCATCGGCGAAGCGCAGCGTGCGCGAGTGCGCCCACATGGTGGCCAGCGGGAACTCCTGGCTCACGCCGCCGCCGCCATGCAGCTGCATGGCGCGGTCCACCACGCCGAGCGTCATGTTGGGCACCGCGACCTTGATCTCGGCGATGGCCTGCTTGGCCGCCTTGTTTCCCACCGTGTCCATCATGTAGGCCGCGTTGAGGACCAGGAGCCGCGCCTGGTCGATCTCGATCCGCGACTGGGCAATGCGCTCCAGTGTGATGTCGTTCTCCGCCAGCCGCTTGCCGAAGGCCACCCGCGACATCGCCCGCGTGCACATCGCCTCCAGGGCGCGCTCGGCCACGCCGATCTGGCGCATGCAGTGGTGGATGCGCCCCGGCCCGAGCCGTCCCTGGGCGATCTCGAAACCCCGCCCCTCGCCCAGGATCATGTTCGACACCGGCACCCGGACGTTCTCGAAGACCACCTCGCCGTGACCGTGGGGGGCATCGTCGTAGCCGAACACGGTGAGCATGCGGATGACCTTGACACCGGGGGCGTCCCGCGGCACGAGGATCTGCGACTGCTGCTTGTACTTGTCGGGGTTCTTGGGGTCCGTCTTGCCCATGAGGATGAGGACCTTGCAGCGCGGGTCGCCGATGCCCGAGGTCCACCATTTGTGGCCGTTGATCACGTACTGGTCGCCGTCCCGGACGATCGAGGCCTCGATGTTGGTGGCGTCCGAGGAGGCGACCTTCGGCTCCGTCATGGCGAAGGCGGAGCGGATCTTGCCCTCGAGCAAGGGCGCGAGCCACTGCTTCTTCTGCTCCGGCGTGCCGTAGCGCTCCAGCACCTCCATGTTGCCCGTGTCCGGCGCCGAGCAGTTGAAGGCCTCCGGGCCGATGGGCGAGCGGCCCATGAGCTCGCAGAGCGGGGCATACTCGAGGTTGGTGAGCCCCGCCCCGCGCTGACTCTCGGGCAGGAACAGGTTCCAGAGCCCGCGCTCCCGGGCGCGGGCCTTCAGCTCCTCCATGATGGGCGGTATCTGCCAGCGCGTCGCCCCCGAGCGGAGCTGCTCGTAGAAGGTCGTCTCGGCGGGGTAGATGTACTTGCCCATGAAGTCCTTGATCTGCTCCAGGTACTCCTTGGTCCGCCTCGAGTACTCGAATTCCATACCGGGCCTCCGTTGCAGAGGGAAATCGGCGGCCGCGCCCGCGGGGGTGGGTCCGACACGGCTCCATAGTCCACACTTCGGGCAGCGAAGAAAAGGGGAAATTGGGGGCGCTGATGCCTTGTCTTGACGGGCGGGGCGCGCTTCGACTACCCTCGGCCCGCGGTCCCGTGCCGCGGGCGCGGCGCGGGCGCGACGAGGCGGCCCCCCCCCGCACGGGAGGTATGAGGATGCGCAGCCAGATCCCGCACGAGAGCAGGGACGACGTCACGCCATGAGCCCCACTGATATCGAGACCACGCTGACCGAGGCCCGGACCCGGGAGTCGCTCGCGAAGGGGCTGTGGCGCAACGAGACCCTCGAGGCCTATCTCGACCGCTGGGCGACCGCCCGGCCGGACAAGACGGCCCTGGTGGACCTGGTGGGCCGCTACACGTGGGCCGGGCTGGCCCGCGCCGTCGAGCGCGTCGCCCACGGCCTCCGCGCCCACGGCGTGGAGCGCGGCAGCGTCATCTCCTGCCAGCTTCCCAACTGGAACGAGTTCGTCCTGATGTTCCTGGCCGCCAGCCGGCTGGGCGCCGTCGTGAACCCGATCCCCCCCACCTACCGGGCCAGCGAGCTACGCTTCATGCTGAACCTGCTGGAGAGCCACGTGCTCGTGATCCCGGCCGTCTTCCGCGGTTTCAGCTACGTCGAGATGATCACCGGGCTCCGCCCCGAGACGCCGCGGCTCCGCCACGTCTTCGTGGCCCGCGGGGAGCCCGGCCCGGGGATGCAGCCCTTCGCCGCCCTCACGGACACGGCCTGGGAGGCGCGCGAGGGCCGGGGCCCGCTGCCGGGCAGCGATCCGAACACGCCGCACGAGGTCATCTTCACCTCCGGGACCACCGGCGAGCCCAAGGGCGTGATCCACACCCCGAACACCGTGCTCTCGACCATGTACCCGCTCAGCGAGCGGCTGGCCTTCACCGAGCGCGACGTGATCCTCATGTCCTCGACGCTCGGGCACCAGACAGGCTACCTCTACGGCTACTGCCTCAACATGCTGCTGGGGCTCACGGCCGTGTGGCTCGACGTCTGGAAGCCCGAGGAGGCGGCGCGGCTCATCGAGGCGGAGCGGGTGACCTTCACCATGGGCGCCACGCCCTTCCTCCAGGACCTCACCTACACACCCACGACCCGCGATCTCTCGACGCTCCGCCTGTTCATCTGCGCCGGCGCCTCCATCCCGCGCCAGCTCGTCAAGGACGCCCGGCAGCGGCTGCGCTGCGCCATCTCCGCCGGCTGGGGGATGACCGAGAACGGGCTCGTCACGAGCAACGGCCTCGACGACCCGGAGGAGAAGGTCTTCGGCACCGACGGCCAGCCGCTGCCGGGGATGGAGCTACGCGTGGTGGACGGCGACGGGCCCGACGTGCCGCCGGGGACCGAGGGCGACCTGCTGGCCCGCGGCTCGGCGCAGTTCGTCGGCTACTTCAAGCGGCCGGCCTACACGGCCGAGGCCTACACGGCCGATGGCTGGTTCAGGACGGGCGACCGGGCCACGCTGGACCGCGACGGCTACGTCTCGATCACCGGGCGCTCGAAGGACATCATCATCCGCGGCGGC is part of the Candidatus Rokuibacteriota bacterium genome and encodes:
- a CDS encoding acyl-CoA dehydrogenase family protein, which codes for MEFEYSRRTKEYLEQIKDFMGKYIYPAETTFYEQLRSGATRWQIPPIMEELKARARERGLWNLFLPESQRGAGLTNLEYAPLCELMGRSPIGPEAFNCSAPDTGNMEVLERYGTPEQKKQWLAPLLEGKIRSAFAMTEPKVASSDATNIEASIVRDGDQYVINGHKWWTSGIGDPRCKVLILMGKTDPKNPDKYKQQSQILVPRDAPGVKVIRMLTVFGYDDAPHGHGEVVFENVRVPVSNMILGEGRGFEIAQGRLGPGRIHHCMRQIGVAERALEAMCTRAMSRVAFGKRLAENDITLERIAQSRIEIDQARLLVLNAAYMMDTVGNKAAKQAIAEIKVAVPNMTLGVVDRAMQLHGGGGVSQEFPLATMWAHSRTLRFADGPDEVHRRQIGRLELRKHM
- a CDS encoding tetratricopeptide repeat protein, producing the protein MRSRSGKVVAVVVLVVVALSAGCATMGLVETIESLLNKIKELLTAKKWDEALIRVAEVIRRDPTQWRAYLYGAQAYIGKAEWGQALTHARKVFEMAPRESETLTTLGEALLGAGTAALQRRAFGDAASHFVEYIKLRPADAQGYLNAGRAFLGLGNWGEAARVLVEGLGRASDPATRSQLVQGLLEGGRQALARGEYRGATSLLREYVRQDPANVAAYLDLGKAYWGSGERAEALGAFRRVLELAPQNEEARRFLFGR
- a CDS encoding AMP-binding protein, yielding MSPTDIETTLTEARTRESLAKGLWRNETLEAYLDRWATARPDKTALVDLVGRYTWAGLARAVERVAHGLRAHGVERGSVISCQLPNWNEFVLMFLAASRLGAVVNPIPPTYRASELRFMLNLLESHVLVIPAVFRGFSYVEMITGLRPETPRLRHVFVARGEPGPGMQPFAALTDTAWEAREGRGPLPGSDPNTPHEVIFTSGTTGEPKGVIHTPNTVLSTMYPLSERLAFTERDVILMSSTLGHQTGYLYGYCLNMLLGLTAVWLDVWKPEEAARLIEAERVTFTMGATPFLQDLTYTPTTRDLSTLRLFICAGASIPRQLVKDARQRLRCAISAGWGMTENGLVTSNGLDDPEEKVFGTDGQPLPGMELRVVDGDGPDVPPGTEGDLLARGSAQFVGYFKRPAYTAEAYTADGWFRTGDRATLDRDGYVSITGRSKDIIIRGGENIPVVEVENLLFAHPKVAGVAIVGMPDPRLQERACAFVIPKPGQSVTLAELVAHLDAQHVARHKFPERLEIVSEFPMTPSGKIQKYRLRQLLTQQPGKVNG
- a CDS encoding mechanosensitive ion channel; amino-acid sequence: MTAREITIDLAIRYGFQLLGALVILAVGWLVARWVGNLTGRWLEQRRMEPPARKLLVHLVRIVVLVFAMVVALDKFGFQVAPLVAGIGVAGLGIGFALQGVLSNLVAGLTIIFTKPFRVGEYVEVLGVHGQVSAIELSTTTLAQVDQSRVVIPNRKIVGEILHNYGRIRQLHLSVGVAYGTDLERALAAARAEVEADPRVLKDPAPVIGVAALADSAITLAVRPWVSVDDCVAAEAALYQALVERFRTGGIEIPFPQCEVRMVQAQ